In Tolypothrix sp. NIES-4075, the following proteins share a genomic window:
- a CDS encoding MOSC domain-containing protein produces the protein MKQAEVKQLFIHPVKGLTPKAQECVTLKVGYGIPGDRSFALMYKQDEIDLDSTKVPWMKKHNFIMQNDWHGLAALDCQYEEASGILRVKRKGVELLIGDTNTEIGRDRISTFFTGYLAGIYPSLAARNGKKAPLQFVGMFGETRYPDREAVHISLVSQATIDNLSQLAKQEIDVRRFRPNIVVEGVPAWKEFDWVGQEMQLGSARIEITARINRCLNIDVHPETGERDIGLLTLLQKQFHHTQTGVLAKVISNGDVAIGDNLHL, from the coding sequence ATGAAACAAGCAGAGGTTAAACAGTTATTTATCCATCCGGTGAAGGGTTTAACACCCAAAGCACAGGAATGTGTAACCTTAAAAGTTGGATATGGGATACCAGGCGATCGCTCTTTTGCGTTAATGTACAAACAAGATGAAATAGACCTTGACTCAACCAAAGTGCCGTGGATGAAGAAGCACAACTTCATCATGCAAAACGATTGGCACGGACTAGCGGCTTTAGATTGTCAGTATGAAGAAGCGAGTGGTATTCTCAGAGTAAAGCGTAAAGGTGTAGAATTATTGATTGGCGATACCAATACAGAAATCGGACGCGATCGCATTTCCACATTTTTCACCGGCTATCTCGCAGGAATTTACCCCAGTCTTGCTGCTAGAAACGGCAAAAAAGCACCCTTACAATTTGTGGGGATGTTTGGTGAAACTCGCTATCCTGACAGAGAAGCAGTGCATATTTCTTTAGTTAGTCAAGCAACTATAGATAATTTAAGTCAATTAGCCAAACAAGAAATTGATGTCCGCCGTTTTCGTCCGAATATAGTTGTAGAAGGTGTACCCGCATGGAAAGAATTTGATTGGGTAGGGCAAGAAATGCAACTTGGTAGTGCGAGAATTGAGATTACAGCCAGAATTAATCGCTGCTTAAATATAGACGTGCATCCAGAAACCGGAGAACGAGATATTGGATTGCTGACTTTACTACAAAAGCAGTTTCACCACACCCAAACAGGAGTTTTAGCCAAAGTTATTAGTAATGGTGATGTAGCGATCGGCGATAATTTGCACTTGTGA
- a CDS encoding pentapeptide repeat-containing protein yields MNKSIAKKLTYWVISAVFIVFVAGFTLLDQPSALAQSQTPSIPTQSIPAPIISPVASPIQSVSANVTRLLQTKECVGCNLNGADLSSANLQAANLENANLANADFEKANLQGANLLGANLQGADLGKANIAGANLENANLFDADLEKANLQGASLLGANLQKADLQKTNLIDAKIEGANFLGADLEDAIAPPGFTVQ; encoded by the coding sequence ATGAATAAATCAATTGCAAAAAAATTAACTTACTGGGTCATCTCAGCAGTATTTATTGTATTTGTAGCCGGATTTACTTTGCTTGACCAGCCTAGCGCTTTAGCTCAATCACAAACACCATCCATACCTACACAATCTATACCCGCTCCCATAATATCCCCGGTTGCATCGCCAATACAGTCTGTAAGCGCGAATGTAACACGTTTGTTACAAACCAAAGAATGTGTTGGGTGTAATCTGAATGGAGCAGATTTGAGTTCAGCTAACTTGCAAGCAGCAAACTTGGAAAATGCGAACTTGGCAAATGCAGATTTCGAGAAAGCAAATCTACAAGGAGCAAATCTGTTAGGAGCAAATTTACAGGGAGCAGATTTAGGTAAAGCAAACATAGCAGGAGCAAATCTAGAGAATGCAAATTTGTTTGATGCAGACCTAGAGAAAGCAAACCTACAAGGAGCAAGTTTGTTAGGAGCAAACTTACAAAAAGCAGACTTGCAGAAAACAAATCTGATAGATGCGAAAATAGAGGGGGCAAACTTTTTAGGGGCTGATTTGGAAGATGCGATCGCACCTCCAGGATTCACAGTTCAATGA
- a CDS encoding ferritin-like domain-containing protein translates to MQELDQKKTIDLLNAIMEFELAGVVRYTHYSLMVTGPNRIPIVGFFKAQASESLLHAEQVGEILTGLDGHPSLKIAPMEETYKHSVKDILTESLSHEKKALDLYKSLLETVTNASIYLEEFARNMIGQEEMHNLELKKMLRDFS, encoded by the coding sequence ATGCAAGAGCTTGACCAGAAAAAAACCATCGACTTACTCAATGCCATCATGGAATTTGAACTAGCCGGAGTAGTCCGCTACACTCATTATTCTCTGATGGTTACAGGTCCCAACCGCATTCCAATTGTGGGTTTTTTCAAAGCGCAGGCTAGCGAGTCTCTACTTCATGCTGAACAAGTGGGAGAAATACTCACAGGTTTAGATGGGCATCCCAGCCTAAAAATTGCGCCGATGGAAGAAACTTACAAGCATTCAGTTAAGGATATTTTGACAGAAAGCTTATCCCACGAAAAAAAGGCTCTGGATTTGTATAAAAGTCTGCTGGAAACCGTTACCAATGCCAGCATTTACTTAGAAGAATTCGCTCGAAACATGATAGGACAGGAAGAGATGCATAATCTCGAACTGAAAAAAATGTTACGCGATTTCAGCTGA
- a CDS encoding helix-hairpin-helix domain-containing protein has protein sequence MIKVRYIFLAVAACAIVSLSSCNAGTPTAENTGTPVANSPQASEAVSNNSHSGHGSKNQININTAILSELDKFEAKLAIPALSNKIQANRPYASPEELVSKKVITQEQFNQIKDMVTVQEVALTGEAKDVDYMSKLGLMKGHLIVAKELLDQNQPKQAEPHIGHPVEEIYVDVEDQLNERKVKEFKTTLVTLQDLVKSNPKAAKLKTDFASSMQAVDGAIAALPEAQRSKTGFVLQVINELLDSANSEYGAAIANGKISAAIEYQDSRGFVTYANQLYKGISSQMAKDFPEAHKSIETSMAELVKTWPTAIPPAAPVKTPNDVTKLIKTIEQNSQTVIDKSSTQAQR, from the coding sequence ATGATCAAAGTTCGTTACATTTTTTTGGCTGTTGCTGCTTGTGCCATAGTTTCCCTGAGTTCGTGTAACGCAGGCACACCAACCGCAGAGAATACAGGAACCCCTGTTGCCAATAGCCCCCAGGCAAGCGAGGCAGTAAGTAATAATAGTCACAGCGGTCACGGCAGCAAAAATCAAATAAATATCAACACTGCGATATTGTCCGAGTTGGATAAGTTTGAGGCAAAGCTAGCAATACCAGCATTATCAAACAAAATTCAAGCTAATCGTCCTTATGCCTCACCAGAAGAATTAGTTTCTAAAAAAGTGATAACTCAAGAACAGTTTAACCAAATTAAAGATATGGTTACTGTTCAAGAGGTAGCACTTACAGGTGAAGCAAAAGATGTTGACTATATGAGTAAATTGGGATTGATGAAAGGGCATCTTATAGTAGCAAAAGAATTGCTAGATCAAAATCAGCCCAAACAAGCAGAACCTCATATAGGACATCCAGTTGAAGAGATTTATGTTGATGTTGAAGACCAATTAAATGAACGTAAAGTTAAAGAATTTAAAACAACTTTAGTAACTTTGCAAGATTTAGTAAAATCGAATCCGAAAGCAGCCAAATTAAAAACTGATTTTGCCTCTTCAATGCAAGCAGTAGATGGTGCGATCGCGGCTTTACCTGAAGCGCAACGCTCAAAAACCGGCTTTGTACTACAGGTGATTAATGAGCTATTAGATTCAGCAAACTCAGAATATGGAGCAGCGATCGCTAACGGCAAAATATCTGCGGCAATAGAATATCAAGATTCTCGTGGTTTTGTCACCTACGCGAACCAATTATACAAAGGTATTTCTAGCCAAATGGCGAAAGACTTTCCCGAAGCACATAAAAGCATTGAAACAAGTATGGCTGAATTAGTAAAAACTTGGCCCACCGCTATCCCACCAGCTGCACCGGTGAAAACCCCCAATGATGTTACCAAGCTGATAAAAACTATTGAGCAAAATTCTCAAACTGTGATTGATAAATCAAGCACCCAAGCGCAGCGATAG
- a CDS encoding nSTAND1 domain-containing NTPase → MLNESSANQVQLTAAYIKTFVKVAYMAEIKRSLAVVIGIDEYSNGIPALQTAVNDAKEIATTLESKYEYQVVLMLDEDANSDKFNSLLTAFEQHKLPLSDGSQIEIEETDRLFFYFAGHGIALDNLDNPNGPASFLVPQDARMDNNSTLLSMKRLHDALQKLPCRHLLIILDCCFAGAFRWAGNREAVRQDKLYRERYDRFICSCAQQVIMSASDDEKAADSLYPFGQRTEHDGHSPFAEFLLKALTEQADWSEDGVLTATELYVYLHSELGKINAKQIPNFCQLQRHDKGEYIFPVPSFDRKNLASAPAISEKTNPYRGLKPFEEEHSQLFFGRNKLISQLAEFISDRPLTVVLGASGSGKSSLVKAGLIPYLKRGNSHQEWRILAPVRPGESPFTALNKTLIKENLPIFAEPNKAFEQELQNLYQSVGEWYRLNPQAKLLLVIDQFEELATVCQDETESKKFFEGLARAIKAFPEQLRIVVTLRNDFEPQFRDTPLEPYWESGRFVMPRISRQELRSCIVEPAAAKVMYFEPPSLVDEIIDEVAQMPGALPLLSFTLSELYLKYIQSVKQGKRNNRAITQFDYEELGGVTRSLTKRADFEYDELVKRDPAYSQTIKHVMLRMVAVGSSDLTRRRVLCKELEYPQPENTRVKLVIERFVAARLLVKGRDIENNEYVEPAHDALIREWQKLLNWKKQELGPLLLQTELRPIASKWATQKHDKKAVGLLWNNDPRLPLVQQLLKSDVGWLNLTELEFVKRSIQKRRNKHLNAIAMVSAMMILLSQLTAFGFIQLHFSIVNNSAEEIRQSSLLSTCSQLHKYAMQIPQTTEANIAEDK, encoded by the coding sequence TTGCTGAACGAAAGTTCGGCAAATCAGGTACAACTTACCGCCGCATATATTAAAACTTTTGTCAAGGTCGCATATATGGCAGAAATTAAACGAAGTCTAGCAGTAGTTATCGGCATCGATGAATACAGCAATGGCATCCCAGCACTGCAAACTGCTGTGAATGATGCTAAAGAAATCGCCACCACTCTGGAAAGCAAATACGAATATCAAGTCGTGTTAATGTTGGATGAGGATGCTAACAGCGATAAATTCAACAGTTTATTGACGGCTTTTGAACAACATAAACTACCTTTATCTGATGGTAGCCAAATCGAAATTGAAGAAACTGATAGACTATTTTTCTATTTTGCCGGACATGGTATCGCCTTAGATAACCTTGATAACCCCAATGGTCCTGCGAGTTTTCTTGTCCCCCAAGATGCACGGATGGATAATAACAGCACTTTGTTATCGATGAAGCGACTGCACGATGCGTTGCAAAAACTGCCATGTCGTCATTTGTTAATTATCCTAGATTGTTGCTTTGCAGGGGCATTTCGTTGGGCAGGTAACAGAGAAGCGGTGCGGCAAGATAAATTATATCGCGAACGCTACGATCGCTTTATCTGTAGTTGTGCCCAGCAGGTAATTATGTCTGCAAGCGATGATGAAAAAGCTGCCGATTCCCTGTATCCTTTTGGACAACGCACCGAACATGATGGACATTCTCCCTTTGCTGAGTTTCTCCTTAAAGCACTGACAGAACAAGCAGATTGGAGTGAAGATGGTGTACTAACAGCAACAGAATTATATGTGTATTTACATAGCGAATTAGGAAAAATCAACGCTAAACAAATCCCTAACTTTTGTCAACTTCAACGCCATGATAAAGGTGAGTACATTTTTCCCGTTCCTAGTTTTGACCGCAAGAACTTAGCTTCAGCACCTGCAATTTCCGAAAAAACTAATCCTTATCGGGGTTTAAAACCTTTTGAAGAAGAACACAGTCAGCTATTTTTCGGCAGAAATAAATTAATTTCCCAGCTAGCAGAATTCATAAGCGATCGCCCACTGACGGTAGTGCTGGGTGCTTCTGGTTCGGGAAAATCTAGTTTGGTAAAAGCCGGATTAATTCCATATTTGAAGCGAGGGAATAGCCACCAAGAATGGCGCATTTTGGCTCCGGTGCGTCCGGGAGAATCACCTTTTACGGCTTTAAACAAAACGCTGATCAAGGAAAATTTGCCAATTTTTGCGGAACCAAACAAAGCTTTTGAGCAAGAATTACAGAATTTGTATCAGAGTGTAGGTGAATGGTATCGTTTGAATCCTCAGGCAAAATTACTATTAGTAATTGACCAGTTTGAAGAATTAGCTACCGTTTGCCAAGATGAAACTGAAAGTAAAAAATTCTTTGAAGGATTGGCAAGAGCAATAAAAGCTTTTCCTGAGCAGTTAAGAATTGTGGTGACACTCAGAAATGACTTTGAACCACAATTTCGCGATACACCTTTAGAACCTTACTGGGAATCGGGACGATTTGTGATGCCAAGGATATCGCGTCAAGAATTGCGATCGTGCATTGTCGAACCAGCCGCTGCCAAGGTAATGTATTTTGAGCCACCAAGTTTAGTAGACGAAATAATTGATGAAGTGGCACAGATGCCGGGAGCATTACCGCTACTTTCTTTTACTTTGAGTGAACTGTATCTGAAATATATTCAGAGTGTCAAACAAGGTAAAAGAAATAATCGGGCAATTACTCAATTTGATTATGAAGAATTAGGGGGAGTGACGCGCAGTCTCACCAAAAGAGCAGACTTTGAATATGACGAGTTAGTTAAACGTGACCCCGCTTACTCTCAAACTATTAAGCACGTAATGCTGCGAATGGTAGCGGTGGGTAGCAGCGATTTGACACGCAGACGGGTGCTATGCAAGGAACTGGAGTATCCACAACCCGAAAATACACGGGTAAAGTTGGTGATAGAGCGCTTTGTGGCGGCGCGGTTGTTGGTGAAAGGACGCGATATAGAGAATAATGAATATGTTGAGCCGGCTCATGATGCTTTAATCCGGGAATGGCAAAAGCTGCTGAACTGGAAAAAACAAGAGTTAGGTCCTCTACTATTGCAAACAGAGTTAAGACCTATTGCGAGTAAATGGGCAACTCAAAAACATGATAAAAAAGCTGTTGGTCTTCTATGGAATAACGATCCTCGCTTGCCGTTAGTACAGCAATTACTTAAGTCTGATGTTGGCTGGTTGAATTTAACAGAGTTGGAGTTTGTCAAGCGTAGCATCCAAAAAAGACGCAACAAGCATTTAAACGCGATCGCTATGGTTAGTGCAATGATGATATTGCTGTCGCAACTTACCGCTTTTGGGTTTATTCAACTTCATTTTTCGATTGTCAATAACAGTGCAGAAGAAATTAGGCAATCTTCTTTGCTGTCTACATGTTCTCAATTACACAAATACGCTATGCAAATACCGCAAACAACAGAGGCAAATATAGCTGAAGATAAATGA
- a CDS encoding CbtB domain-containing protein: MTTLSRPSVLQKTANVTLSKPVQVTIYMLLSSLVIWTVLFSTYPAVHNAAHSTRHHTLGVACH, translated from the coding sequence ATGACTACTTTATCTCGTCCTTCAGTGTTGCAAAAGACCGCAAATGTTACCCTGTCTAAACCTGTGCAGGTAACGATTTATATGCTGTTATCTTCTTTAGTTATCTGGACTGTCTTATTCTCCACTTACCCTGCGGTTCATAACGCAGCACACTCAACACGTCACCATACATTAGGAGTTGCATGTCACTAA
- a CDS encoding energy-coupling factor ABC transporter permease encodes MSRIILKSKRTTLIIIGVVSFYLIVSASAPAYAMHIMEGFLPPKWAIFWWVVALPFFVLGLRSLTNITQTNPELKLLLALSGAFTFVLSALKMPSVTGSCSHPTGTGLGAVLFGPLAMSVLGSLVLLFQALLLAHGGLTTLGANAFSMAIAGPFAAYWIYNLTMRLSGKQRIAIFLAAALADLLTYVITSIQLALAFPAPIGGFIASFIKFAGIFAITQVPLAISEGLLTVLVWNWLQSYTPQELELLKLIKQESQG; translated from the coding sequence GTGTCAAGAATTATTCTCAAATCCAAACGCACAACACTAATTATCATCGGGGTTGTCAGCTTTTATCTAATTGTGAGCGCATCTGCACCAGCTTACGCAATGCACATTATGGAAGGCTTTTTACCACCGAAGTGGGCGATTTTTTGGTGGGTAGTAGCGTTACCATTTTTTGTATTGGGATTGCGATCGCTCACGAACATCACCCAAACCAACCCAGAACTAAAATTACTTTTAGCGCTGTCGGGAGCTTTTACTTTTGTGCTTTCAGCGTTGAAAATGCCTTCAGTCACGGGTAGCTGTTCTCATCCCACAGGAACAGGATTAGGTGCAGTGCTGTTTGGACCTTTAGCAATGTCGGTGCTGGGTAGTTTAGTATTGTTATTTCAAGCCTTACTGTTAGCGCACGGTGGTTTGACAACATTGGGAGCAAATGCTTTTTCGATGGCGATCGCCGGACCATTTGCCGCTTACTGGATATATAATCTCACCATGCGGTTAAGTGGTAAGCAAAGAATCGCCATCTTTTTAGCAGCAGCTTTAGCAGATTTACTCACATACGTTATTACATCCATCCAACTCGCTTTAGCTTTTCCCGCACCGATTGGAGGATTTATCGCTTCATTTATCAAGTTTGCCGGAATTTTTGCGATTACTCAAGTTCCTTTAGCTATTAGTGAAGGATTGCTAACAGTGCTGGTGTGGAACTGGTTACAATCTTACACCCCGCAAGAATTGGAACTGTTGAAATTAATCAAACAGGAAAGCCAAGGATGA
- a CDS encoding energy-coupling factor ABC transporter ATP-binding protein gives MQQYLLEFEQIHYTYPGAQQSALNNLTLQIPANKRCALIGQNGCGKTTLFLLANGLYKPHKGNVKWQGEALKYDRKYLLQLRQKVGLIFQDPEQQLVASTVEEDISYGLCNLGLPDTEIKERVEQALDEFGLTTLAERPVHHLSLGQKKRVSIADVMVLRPQLLLLDEPTAYLDRLHTRNLMATLKKIHASGTTILMATHDLDLVYRWADWIFVMDKGQLVLEGEPEDVFKQRQIMEDLQLGVPLIYEMLFSKELIEEPILERVRQKILNLFRYF, from the coding sequence ATGCAGCAATATTTACTTGAATTTGAACAAATACATTACACATATCCGGGCGCACAACAATCCGCACTTAATAATTTAACACTACAAATACCCGCAAATAAAAGATGTGCCTTAATTGGTCAAAATGGTTGCGGAAAAACTACATTATTCTTATTAGCCAACGGTCTATACAAACCTCATAAAGGTAATGTGAAATGGCAAGGAGAGGCACTAAAGTATGACCGAAAATATTTACTACAATTACGCCAAAAAGTCGGGCTTATATTTCAAGATCCAGAGCAACAACTCGTAGCCTCCACCGTTGAAGAAGATATATCTTACGGCTTGTGTAACTTAGGATTGCCAGACACAGAAATTAAAGAACGAGTAGAGCAAGCATTAGATGAATTTGGATTAACTACTTTAGCAGAAAGACCAGTACATCATCTAAGTTTAGGGCAAAAAAAGCGAGTTTCCATTGCAGATGTGATGGTGCTAAGACCTCAACTTTTATTATTAGATGAACCTACAGCATATTTAGATCGTTTGCATACTCGTAACCTGATGGCAACTCTAAAAAAGATTCATGCATCTGGGACAACAATACTCATGGCAACTCATGACCTAGATTTAGTTTATCGTTGGGCAGACTGGATTTTTGTCATGGATAAAGGACAACTCGTGTTAGAAGGAGAGCCAGAAGATGTGTTTAAACAACGTCAAATTATGGAAGATTTACAGTTAGGAGTACCGCTAATATATGAGATGTTATTTTCTAAAGAATTAATAGAAGAACCTATTTTAGAACGGGTCAGGCAAAAAATATTGAATTTATTTCGTTATTTTTGA
- the cbiQ gene encoding cobalt ECF transporter T component CbiQ translates to MNIQIDTLAYTNKLRWLAPEQKLLLAIALLIIIAFAHPQIQILIAIWMSIWTVVYAGIPAKIYLQLIYVATFFWLTSLPALAINAIDISHWHLVQNDSVKGLTLGNYYVYLSWKGIEQGLTILTRAIASLSCLYFVMLTIPFTELLQTFRRVGFPVLLTDLLLLMYRFIFVLLNAAAELWTAQQSRGGYRTFSTSMKSLALLIGQLLKRTIENYRQVSLSLESRGFNGEFRVWHPHRYHHSQRYAIEAIFGCTLLIILECSISVF, encoded by the coding sequence ATGAACATTCAGATTGACACGCTTGCTTATACTAATAAGTTGCGTTGGTTAGCTCCAGAGCAGAAATTATTGTTGGCGATCGCTTTATTAATCATCATCGCCTTTGCTCATCCACAAATACAAATTTTGATTGCTATCTGGATGAGCATTTGGACAGTTGTTTATGCTGGTATTCCTGCCAAAATCTATCTGCAATTGATTTATGTTGCTACTTTTTTCTGGTTAACCAGTTTACCAGCTTTAGCCATCAACGCCATAGATATTTCTCATTGGCATTTAGTGCAAAATGACTCAGTAAAAGGCTTGACTCTTGGCAATTATTATGTATATCTAAGTTGGAAAGGAATAGAGCAGGGATTGACAATTTTAACGAGAGCGATCGCATCTCTTTCCTGCTTATATTTTGTCATGTTAACCATCCCTTTTACTGAACTTTTGCAAACTTTCCGACGTGTTGGTTTTCCCGTGCTTTTAACAGACCTTTTATTACTAATGTATCGCTTTATTTTCGTTTTGTTAAATGCCGCCGCCGAGTTATGGACTGCTCAACAATCTCGTGGTGGTTATCGCACTTTTTCTACAAGTATGAAAAGTTTAGCTTTATTAATTGGGCAATTACTCAAGCGTACCATAGAAAACTATCGTCAAGTCTCCTTAAGTTTAGAATCACGCGGATTTAATGGAGAATTTCGAGTTTGGCATCCCCACCGATATCATCACTCGCAGCGGTATGCGATCGAAGCAATTTTTGGTTGTACGTTATTAATAATATTAGAATGCAGCATATCTGTTTTCTGA
- a CDS encoding energy-coupling factor ABC transporter substrate-binding protein has product MTNPKSKIPNSKLHNWLLVVAVLTLAIAPLIFVRGGEFAGSDDKAEKAITEVQPGYQPWFKSLFEPPSGEVESLLFSSQAALGAGVIGYVIGLYKGRSQQQNSNNEHSD; this is encoded by the coding sequence ATGACAAATCCCAAATCTAAAATCCCCAATTCCAAATTGCATAACTGGCTGTTAGTAGTTGCAGTATTAACTTTAGCGATCGCACCATTAATATTTGTGCGCGGTGGTGAATTTGCTGGTTCGGATGACAAAGCCGAAAAAGCGATTACCGAAGTACAGCCCGGATATCAACCTTGGTTCAAATCACTATTTGAACCACCTAGTGGTGAAGTAGAAAGCTTATTATTTTCGTCTCAAGCTGCTTTGGGTGCTGGTGTAATTGGTTATGTAATTGGTTTATATAAAGGACGCTCCCAACAGCAAAATAGTAATAATGAACATTCAGATTGA
- a CDS encoding multicopper oxidase domain-containing protein gives MPNNFALGQENLWSRRQLLKLGLAGAGVTGATALLHMLNAQSKSIVKIPPMEAIAPTNAPKNAANPMQVLRNFDYGTVKKENGRTIREFRLTAGTSIIQLNSAVSYNIWDLNGRIPGPTLRAKQGDRVRVLFYNQAGHSHSLHFHGVHPAEMDGVRPVSNGSAAIYEFDAEPYGVHLYHCHIEPVTRHIAKGLYGMFIIDPPKPRPPADEIALIMAGYDINDDNRNEFYAFNGQPHYYMDNPIRIYQNQLIRLYVLNIIEFDPAVTFHLHANFFNVYPTGMTLTPTHKADVITMGVAERHILEFSFRYPGKYMFHPHQDAIAENGCMGQFEVVADSKNAISTPKNSLQ, from the coding sequence ATGCCTAACAATTTTGCTTTGGGGCAAGAAAACCTTTGGAGCCGTCGTCAACTGTTGAAGCTGGGATTAGCTGGTGCGGGTGTGACTGGGGCGACGGCGCTTTTGCACATGTTGAATGCACAAAGTAAGTCAATTGTCAAAATACCGCCAATGGAGGCGATCGCACCAACAAATGCACCGAAAAACGCAGCTAACCCGATGCAGGTGCTACGGAATTTCGATTATGGCACGGTAAAAAAAGAAAATGGACGCACTATCCGCGAATTTCGCTTAACTGCGGGGACTTCTATTATTCAGCTAAATAGTGCTGTATCTTACAACATTTGGGATTTAAATGGTCGGATTCCCGGACCCACACTAAGAGCAAAACAAGGCGATCGCGTGCGGGTATTGTTCTACAATCAAGCCGGACATTCTCACTCTTTGCATTTTCACGGTGTCCACCCGGCAGAAATGGATGGTGTTCGTCCAGTTAGCAACGGTAGTGCAGCAATTTATGAATTTGACGCGGAACCTTATGGCGTTCATTTGTACCATTGCCATATTGAACCAGTAACCCGTCACATTGCCAAAGGCTTATACGGAATGTTTATCATCGATCCACCCAAACCACGTCCGCCGGCAGATGAAATAGCTTTAATTATGGCTGGGTATGACATCAATGATGATAACCGCAATGAGTTTTACGCCTTCAACGGTCAGCCGCATTATTACATGGATAATCCGATTAGGATTTACCAAAATCAGTTGATTCGACTGTACGTCCTCAACATTATTGAATTCGATCCAGCGGTTACGTTTCACCTCCACGCCAACTTTTTTAATGTTTATCCCACAGGAATGACTCTGACTCCCACCCACAAAGCAGATGTAATTACGATGGGTGTAGCGGAAAGACACATCTTAGAATTCAGCTTTCGCTATCCGGGTAAGTATATGTTTCATCCTCATCAGGATGCGATCGCCGAAAACGGCTGCATGGGTCAATTTGAAGTAGTCGCAGACAGTAAAAACGCAATTTCAACTCCGAAAAATTCCCTTCAATGA
- a CDS encoding FTR1 family iron permease, which yields MDFSTALPTFVITLREGVEAALVVGIVLALLKKAKQSQLNSWVYAGVGVGIALSALVGVLLSWVTIALSAANPQYASVTEVLLEGFFCVLAIAMLSWMLIWMTKQARFMRATVEGAVTSALKADKNAGWGVFWLILIAVLREGFETVFFVAANFQQGFMPAFGAVSGLVAAAAVGMLIFKWGVNINIRQFFQVMGVFLVLIVAGLVVTALQRFDEAAAALALSDRASESICFYYERFTKVHSCILGPMVSNTSKILPDEQFPGIIFKSLFGYRDRLYLVQAVGYVVFLLTIGGTYLRSITGGKSGKNQPGKQKSMSSSSD from the coding sequence ATGGATTTTAGTACTGCCTTACCGACTTTTGTAATTACACTCCGAGAAGGAGTAGAAGCTGCCCTTGTTGTCGGGATTGTGCTTGCCTTGTTGAAAAAAGCCAAACAATCTCAGCTTAACTCTTGGGTGTATGCTGGTGTGGGCGTTGGTATTGCCTTGAGTGCGCTGGTGGGGGTGTTGTTGAGTTGGGTAACGATCGCGCTAAGTGCGGCAAATCCACAATACGCATCGGTTACAGAAGTTTTGCTAGAGGGATTTTTCTGCGTATTAGCGATCGCTATGCTCAGTTGGATGCTCATCTGGATGACCAAACAAGCCAGATTTATGAGAGCTACTGTTGAAGGAGCAGTCACAAGCGCTCTCAAAGCAGATAAAAATGCCGGTTGGGGCGTTTTTTGGTTAATTTTGATTGCCGTTCTTCGCGAAGGTTTTGAAACAGTTTTCTTTGTCGCTGCCAATTTTCAACAAGGATTCATGCCAGCTTTCGGTGCTGTTAGCGGTTTAGTTGCGGCAGCTGCTGTTGGTATGCTGATATTTAAATGGGGTGTCAATATTAACATCCGGCAATTTTTCCAGGTGATGGGCGTTTTTTTAGTATTGATTGTTGCCGGTTTGGTAGTGACGGCACTGCAACGGTTTGATGAAGCTGCTGCTGCTTTGGCATTAAGCGATCGCGCTTCCGAAAGTATTTGTTTTTATTACGAACGCTTTACCAAAGTCCATTCTTGCATTTTGGGTCCGATGGTTTCAAATACCTCGAAAATCTTACCTGATGAACAATTCCCAGGCATTATTTTCAAATCATTATTTGGCTACAGAGATCGTCTTTATCTCGTGCAAGCAGTAGGTTATGTAGTATTTTTATTGACTATTGGTGGTACATATTTGCGTAGTATTACAGGTGGCAAGAGCGGGAAAAATCAGCCAGGTAAACAAAAATCTATGAGTTCCAGTTCTGATTAA